A stretch of Mucilaginibacter terrae DNA encodes these proteins:
- a CDS encoding DMT family transporter, giving the protein MKWAYLGAGIVFEVLGTISMKYADGFTRLIPSILVFVFYGISLAALVFVLETMEVSIAYGIWASAGTALIAAIGMLFFKENVSVVKILSVSFIILGILGLELFD; this is encoded by the coding sequence ATGAAGTGGGCCTATTTGGGAGCTGGGATTGTGTTTGAGGTATTAGGCACTATAAGCATGAAATATGCCGACGGTTTCACCCGTTTAATTCCCTCCATTTTAGTTTTTGTTTTTTACGGCATTAGCCTGGCCGCGCTGGTTTTTGTGCTCGAAACCATGGAAGTAAGCATTGCTTACGGTATTTGGGCATCGGCCGGCACTGCACTTATTGCTGCCATTGGCATGTTATTCTTCAAAGAAAATGTATCGGTAGTGAAAATCTTATCGGTATCCTTCATCATACTGGGGATACTGGGGTTGGAACTTTTTGATTAG
- a CDS encoding response regulator transcription factor yields the protein MQKILVLEDDYKMATELRLFFTNRGFECDQVYDGNMFFKQTELTTYDMYILDVNVPGLNGMEVCKRIRQSNKSVPILMLTAYSAVEDKVTALESGADDYLVKPFHLEELLARVNALLRRSSNTKVEEHQVYVIDDLTITPSELKVTRAGKEIVLTPKEYKLLELLALADGRTVSKQTIATKVWDINFETGTNTIEVYINYLRNKVDKGFSRPLIHTRAGFGYYLK from the coding sequence ATGCAGAAAATACTCGTATTAGAGGACGACTACAAAATGGCTACCGAGCTGCGTCTGTTCTTCACCAATCGTGGTTTTGAGTGCGACCAGGTGTACGATGGTAATATGTTTTTTAAACAAACCGAATTAACCACGTATGATATGTATATACTTGACGTTAACGTACCCGGCCTTAACGGTATGGAGGTTTGCAAGCGTATAAGGCAAAGCAATAAATCGGTGCCCATACTTATGCTTACCGCTTACAGCGCGGTTGAGGATAAGGTTACAGCGCTCGAATCAGGCGCGGATGATTACCTGGTAAAGCCTTTCCATCTTGAAGAGTTGCTGGCCCGGGTAAATGCCTTGTTAAGGCGCAGTAGTAATACCAAAGTTGAAGAACACCAGGTTTATGTGATAGACGATTTAACCATCACCCCTTCCGAACTAAAAGTTACCCGTGCCGGTAAAGAAATTGTGCTTACCCCAAAGGAATACAAGCTACTGGAATTATTGGCATTAGCCGATGGACGTACGGTATCTAAACAAACCATTGCCACCAAAGTATGGGATATTAATTTTGAAACCGGCACCAACACCATTGAGGTGTATATTAATTACCTGCGTAATAAGGTTGATAAAGGTTTTAGCAGGCCGCTTATACACACCCGTGCCGGGTTTGGTTATTATTTAAAATAG
- a CDS encoding polysaccharide biosynthesis/export family protein, which yields MKSKNSTSLFKIGKICLAVLTLSTIVSSCASYKKVPYFQDLDRSKVITEEITNMSPLIIQPEDRLSISVTSLNQDAANVFTNNIQNAGTDAENSVYGYVVNNKGEITLPLLGVVKVSDLSSSQLADKLQQQLTTYLSKPNVSVKIVSFKVAVLGDVLRPNIYRSSSDRLTITEALSLAGDLNITAKRDDITLVREIDGKRTYIPINLNSKDLFTSPYFYMKSNDLLFVQPGKLKLATVDTGYRNASLIISALSLIAIAVSLFTN from the coding sequence ATGAAATCAAAAAACAGTACCAGCCTTTTTAAAATTGGAAAAATATGTTTAGCGGTGTTAACGCTCTCCACTATCGTATCCTCATGTGCTTCTTATAAAAAAGTACCTTACTTTCAAGACCTCGATCGTTCTAAAGTAATTACCGAAGAGATCACTAACATGTCGCCGCTTATTATACAGCCCGAAGACCGGTTATCAATTAGTGTAACCAGCTTAAACCAGGATGCGGCTAACGTATTTACCAATAATATTCAAAATGCAGGTACTGATGCAGAAAATTCAGTGTATGGTTATGTAGTGAATAACAAAGGCGAAATTACCTTACCGCTTTTAGGTGTGGTTAAAGTTTCCGATTTGTCGAGCTCACAACTGGCTGATAAACTGCAACAACAATTAACCACTTATTTAAGCAAACCCAATGTATCGGTTAAAATTGTAAGCTTTAAAGTAGCCGTGTTAGGTGATGTTTTGCGCCCTAACATCTACCGCAGCAGCAGCGATCGTTTAACTATTACTGAAGCCTTAAGCTTGGCAGGAGATTTAAACATCACCGCAAAACGTGATGACATTACCCTGGTGCGCGAAATTGATGGAAAAAGAACTTATATCCCCATCAATTTGAATTCGAAAGATCTGTTCACTTCGCCATACTTCTACATGAAATCTAACGACTTACTGTTTGTACAACCAGGCAAACTTAAGTTAGCTACGGTTGATACGGGCTATCGTAATGCAAGCTTAATTATTTCAGCCTTGTCGTTAATTGCTATTGCGGTTTCATTATTTACTAACTAA
- a CDS encoding ATP-binding protein translates to MNLKQRFSLIFSSLFSVILAAVMLIVYFLFADFRQEEFFDRLAEKAETTARLFVDVKEIDYNLQKTIDRNSIRKLYNEQTAVFDEHKKLLYSSSDDFKLKWTSAELDEVKREGRVYQRNKQNEILGLYYNSEKKDYYVLISGTDTYGNRKLNYLKYLLIGAFVTGTTLVWLLSFSVSKKSLEPLDAFRKQIQEIADNELTIRLPKAKREDEINALANSFNQMMDRIDNAYSRQREFTSQASHELRTPVARIAAQVENMLQDDDLDQAIRIHLVSVAEDAFHLSEVISALISFAEVNNRRNAVQFKPARLDELIFAAAAENSASNPSFRLKFEIENTSSNETDIEIQADEVLLKIALLNLLKNAFLYSDNQLVECCIKQKNHSINVIITNTGPVPQVKDTSILFSTFYRGSNTNRQSGSGIGLSIVKRILEYHQATVFYHIIDSNTNQVIVTFLL, encoded by the coding sequence ATGAATTTAAAGCAGCGGTTTTCGCTTATATTCAGCAGCCTGTTTTCGGTTATACTGGCAGCGGTTATGCTTATAGTGTATTTTTTATTTGCCGATTTTAGGCAGGAGGAGTTTTTTGACCGTTTGGCCGAGAAAGCCGAAACCACTGCCCGCCTGTTTGTTGATGTAAAAGAGATTGATTACAACCTGCAAAAAACTATTGACCGCAACAGTATACGGAAACTCTACAACGAACAAACTGCTGTATTTGATGAACATAAAAAACTACTATACAGCAGTAGTGATGATTTTAAGCTGAAATGGACATCAGCTGAGCTTGATGAGGTAAAACGCGAAGGGCGTGTATACCAGCGCAACAAGCAGAATGAGATATTAGGCCTCTATTACAACTCCGAAAAAAAAGACTATTACGTACTTATTTCAGGTACCGATACTTATGGCAACCGCAAGCTCAACTACTTAAAGTACCTGCTTATTGGAGCGTTTGTAACCGGCACCACGTTGGTTTGGCTATTGTCGTTCAGTGTGAGTAAAAAGAGCTTGGAGCCGCTGGACGCTTTCAGGAAGCAAATTCAGGAAATTGCCGATAACGAACTTACCATAAGGCTACCCAAGGCAAAGCGCGAAGACGAGATTAATGCCCTGGCCAATTCCTTTAACCAAATGATGGACAGGATTGACAACGCTTACAGCCGCCAGCGTGAGTTTACCAGCCAGGCATCACACGAGTTACGCACACCAGTGGCGCGTATTGCGGCCCAGGTTGAAAACATGCTTCAGGATGATGATTTAGATCAGGCCATACGCATCCATTTAGTAAGCGTGGCCGAAGATGCCTTTCATCTATCTGAAGTAATAAGTGCGCTCATATCATTTGCCGAGGTTAACAACCGGCGCAATGCGGTGCAATTTAAACCAGCACGGCTCGATGAGCTTATTTTTGCAGCCGCAGCCGAAAACTCGGCCTCAAATCCAAGCTTCAGGCTTAAGTTTGAAATTGAAAACACCAGCAGTAACGAAACCGACATTGAAATACAAGCCGACGAGGTACTGCTTAAAATAGCGCTGCTTAACCTGCTTAAAAATGCTTTTCTCTATAGCGATAATCAGCTGGTGGAGTGCTGTATTAAGCAAAAAAACCACAGCATTAACGTTATTATTACCAATACCGGCCCGGTACCTCAGGTTAAAGATACATCTATACTGTTCAGCACGTTTTACCGCGGCAGCAACACCAACCGGCAATCAGGCAGCGGTATTGGGTTGAGCATTGTAAAACGTATATTAGAGTACCATCAGGCCACTGTTTTTTACCATATTATCGACTCCAATACAAACCAGGTAATTGTAACTTTCCTGTTATAA
- a CDS encoding GumC family protein: MINRSASTSYKADKHQFVDLRTILSKYIYHWPLFVLGVIIAFAGAYVYVQNANTSYEVSATILVKDEKKSPQEKAVLPELEQSSSPKNAEAEIEILRSKNLVSKVVNDLQLWTTYQTKQGFKTKDLYGAEPFKLILLQKGVFSGNKMEVLIKDAKSFEVENLNGQKQTVAFNASFKNDAGTWLLKPTSELTQFIGSTIIVTLKEPEMVSNSYLKALDAHLLDKLAPTIGLFITDEVPQRGKDFLNSLITAYNGAASDEQKRTTKATIDFIDSRLASLTGELNTAEKQVEGYRSSQGLTDINSQAKVYLENVQANDSKLNEVNVQLNVIAGIEQYVNSSSNNANAPATIGISDPALNSQIEKLADLQLKRSALLATTPETNPLFEPINKQISLTKNAIRETVSGVKASLLNSKRELQSVNNKTESSIKDIPIQERQFVGMKRQQSIKENLYVYLLQKREELALSYASTFVDARIVDKANVGDKKWPKIPLISAIALLLGIGVPFMIIYFRNSFNNKITSRRDIETNVDIPILAELSYEELDDEVIVVTNKQHLIGEQFRSLRTNLNYLHQTIQSKSTQLQPEEAYIVSQKGITHSYAAEGSGRVTLLTSSVSKEGKSFVSSNLATTLAMSGKKTVILEMDLRKPKITKVFNLPSNHPGLSEYLSDKHQLSVNDIIQQTDVNPDLHVIGCGHIPEDPSELLEKETLTKLIRELRERYDHVVIDTAPLHLVTDAMIIAKQADVCLYIVRQGYSGREELTFLKEVNDADYLPDLNIVFNGIKKDKYGYGYRYDNSYYSAKPRKPSLKGMWKQMLSRF; the protein is encoded by the coding sequence ATGATCAATAGGTCAGCTTCAACTTCTTACAAGGCCGATAAACACCAATTTGTGGATTTGCGTACCATACTGTCAAAGTATATTTATCATTGGCCGTTATTTGTTTTAGGTGTTATCATAGCTTTTGCGGGTGCATATGTGTACGTGCAAAACGCTAATACCTCTTATGAGGTAAGCGCAACCATATTGGTAAAGGATGAAAAAAAATCGCCCCAGGAAAAAGCCGTTTTACCAGAGCTGGAGCAATCCAGCTCTCCTAAAAATGCCGAAGCTGAAATTGAGATACTGAGATCGAAAAATTTGGTGAGTAAGGTAGTTAATGACTTGCAGTTATGGACTACCTACCAAACCAAGCAAGGTTTTAAAACAAAAGACCTGTACGGTGCCGAACCATTTAAATTGATACTGCTGCAAAAAGGAGTTTTTAGTGGCAATAAAATGGAAGTGCTGATAAAGGATGCAAAAAGCTTTGAAGTTGAAAACCTGAATGGTCAAAAGCAAACAGTAGCATTTAATGCATCATTTAAAAATGATGCCGGCACCTGGTTATTAAAGCCAACCAGTGAACTTACGCAGTTTATTGGCTCAACTATTATAGTTACACTAAAGGAGCCGGAGATGGTTAGCAATAGCTACCTCAAAGCTTTGGATGCGCACTTGTTAGATAAGCTTGCACCTACCATCGGTCTGTTTATAACAGACGAAGTTCCGCAACGCGGAAAAGACTTTCTTAATTCGTTAATAACAGCATACAACGGAGCAGCCTCTGATGAGCAAAAGCGCACAACAAAAGCCACGATTGATTTTATTGACAGTCGCCTTGCCTCTTTAACCGGCGAACTAAACACAGCTGAAAAGCAAGTGGAAGGCTACCGCAGTAGTCAGGGCCTAACTGATATTAATTCGCAAGCTAAGGTTTACCTTGAAAACGTACAAGCTAACGACAGCAAGCTTAACGAGGTAAACGTTCAGTTGAATGTTATTGCGGGTATTGAGCAATACGTAAACTCGTCATCAAACAATGCAAACGCGCCGGCTACAATAGGCATCAGCGATCCGGCTTTAAATAGTCAGATTGAAAAGCTTGCCGACCTGCAACTTAAACGTAGTGCATTATTGGCTACTACGCCAGAAACTAATCCTTTATTTGAGCCTATTAACAAGCAGATAAGCTTAACAAAGAATGCTATACGTGAAACAGTTAGCGGTGTTAAGGCCTCTTTATTAAATTCGAAACGCGAGTTGCAGTCGGTAAATAATAAAACCGAATCGTCTATAAAAGACATTCCTATTCAGGAGCGCCAGTTTGTAGGGATGAAAAGGCAACAGTCTATTAAGGAAAACCTGTATGTATACCTGCTTCAAAAACGCGAAGAGCTTGCTTTAAGCTATGCATCTACTTTTGTTGATGCCCGTATTGTTGATAAGGCTAACGTAGGCGATAAAAAATGGCCTAAAATACCTTTAATTTCAGCTATTGCATTGCTGTTAGGTATTGGCGTGCCTTTCATGATCATTTATTTCCGCAACTCCTTTAACAATAAGATTACCAGCCGCAGGGATATTGAAACCAATGTTGATATTCCTATTTTGGCCGAACTTTCTTATGAAGAACTGGACGACGAAGTAATTGTGGTAACCAACAAGCAGCATCTTATTGGCGAGCAATTCCGCTCGCTGCGTACCAACTTAAACTACCTGCATCAAACTATACAAAGCAAATCTACGCAGCTACAGCCTGAGGAAGCTTACATAGTTTCACAAAAAGGTATTACTCATTCTTACGCAGCTGAGGGCAGTGGCAGGGTAACCTTGTTAACCTCGAGTGTATCAAAAGAGGGCAAAAGCTTTGTAAGTAGCAACCTGGCTACTACGCTTGCCATGTCGGGTAAAAAAACGGTGATCCTGGAGATGGATCTTCGCAAACCGAAGATTACCAAAGTTTTTAATCTTCCTTCAAATCATCCGGGTTTAAGCGAGTATTTGTCTGATAAACACCAGCTTTCAGTTAATGATATTATTCAGCAAACTGATGTTAACCCAGACCTTCATGTAATAGGCTGCGGTCATATACCCGAAGACCCGTCGGAATTGCTTGAAAAGGAAACACTGACAAAACTTATAAGAGAATTGCGTGAGCGTTACGATCATGTGGTAATTGATACAGCACCGCTGCACCTGGTAACTGATGCCATGATTATTGCGAAACAAGCCGACGTTTGTTTATACATTGTAAGACAAGGATACTCGGGCAGAGAAGAACTGACTTTCTTAAAGGAAGTTAATGACGCTGATTACCTGCCTGATCTTAACATTGTATTTAACGGTATTAAAAAAGATAAGTACGGCTACGGTTATCGTTACGACAATAGTTATTACAGCGCCAAACCCCGTAAACCATCGCTAAAAGGGATGTGGAAACAGATGTTGAGCCGCTTTTAA
- a CDS encoding O-antigen ligase family protein — protein sequence MLSKLIYILPGIALLLFALNVYFKGNSVQSCLLFILSFLPLMDLKITNEAWGGFKIFDAICVYSFIFLLKDFITINLYNRNNFYFLLFVLFAVIVLLGGLASEFPSKAYLNFFKIMPIFVFARFFLSECYKDPSFFYKAIRALKISYIIALSVLFIQVIVGLKFTFYPELSPNTIDPVFHIVRYPGVFYDSQASGQYLALGSFLFLYIEEGATRKQYLLNYMVFVLAIIGISLAGSRAALGGFAVGVVIVFFMAAKQYRAYGIVAGIAAYLIFAFVSVQNGVFDRAKNLSEDFIFRQSIWKEAFEISKRHPWLGIGTGNYQNYVIRHAQGQYLEVADGQLVYFDQPENGYLKIMSETGFIGFFIFTLFLIVPLMKGLVFYLKGLYDKKVAFIMAGLVSWLIAFNTVYSIYDYRILIMVVSMIVFIIAYPIEENDVEVAAE from the coding sequence ATGCTTAGTAAGCTCATCTATATTTTACCCGGTATAGCATTGCTGCTTTTTGCCCTTAACGTTTACTTTAAGGGCAATAGTGTGCAATCTTGCCTGCTGTTTATACTATCTTTTTTGCCCCTTATGGATTTAAAGATCACTAATGAAGCCTGGGGCGGCTTTAAGATATTTGATGCTATTTGTGTATACAGCTTTATATTTTTATTGAAGGATTTTATAACCATTAACCTGTATAACCGGAACAACTTCTATTTTCTGCTATTTGTACTGTTTGCCGTAATTGTGTTGTTGGGTGGCTTAGCATCCGAGTTTCCATCCAAGGCATATCTTAATTTTTTTAAGATCATGCCCATTTTTGTATTTGCCCGCTTCTTTTTATCAGAATGCTATAAAGACCCGTCGTTTTTTTACAAGGCAATTAGGGCGTTAAAGATTTCGTACATAATTGCTCTAAGCGTTTTATTTATACAGGTGATAGTGGGTTTAAAATTTACGTTTTATCCCGAGCTTAGCCCCAATACAATCGATCCTGTTTTTCATATTGTTAGATACCCCGGCGTGTTTTATGACTCACAAGCCAGTGGGCAATACCTGGCGTTGGGAAGTTTCTTGTTTTTGTATATTGAAGAAGGAGCAACACGTAAACAGTACCTACTCAATTATATGGTATTTGTGCTGGCCATTATAGGCATAAGCCTAGCCGGAAGCAGGGCGGCATTGGGCGGTTTTGCAGTGGGAGTTGTTATTGTATTTTTTATGGCTGCAAAACAATACCGGGCTTACGGTATTGTAGCGGGTATTGCCGCTTATCTGATATTTGCTTTTGTATCTGTACAAAATGGCGTGTTTGATAGGGCTAAAAACTTATCAGAAGACTTTATTTTCAGGCAAAGTATTTGGAAAGAGGCTTTTGAGATTTCGAAGAGGCACCCTTGGCTGGGAATTGGCACAGGCAACTATCAAAATTATGTGATAAGGCATGCACAGGGCCAGTACCTTGAAGTGGCCGATGGGCAACTGGTATATTTTGATCAGCCCGAAAACGGTTATTTGAAAATCATGTCGGAAACAGGCTTTATCGGATTCTTTATTTTTACCCTGTTTTTGATCGTGCCGTTGATGAAAGGATTGGTTTTTTATCTGAAAGGACTGTACGATAAAAAGGTGGCATTTATTATGGCCGGTTTAGTCAGCTGGCTTATTGCGTTTAACACCGTATACTCCATTTATGACTACCGCATATTAATTATGGTAGTGAGCATGATTGTGTTTATTATTGCTTACCCAATTGAAGAAAATGATGTTGAGGTTGCTGCAGAATAA
- a CDS encoding right-handed parallel beta-helix repeat-containing protein, with the protein MIPALLFGKNYYVNAKTGNDKNNGFSVNQPKKTIQAAANLTSPGDTVFVMKGTYKNDCSTCNVLNIPKSGKSAKYIVYTNYRDHKPQIEFDGWAGISVNNGISYIKINGFEVHGNNANITLAQALKQPQSCINKKGNFEPKYNGNGIVVESNKKKRSHHIIISNNKVHDCGGGGIGASQCDYITIEDNVVYSNSLYSLFGTSGIALYQFWNYDKAKGYHNVIRRNKCYNNRSLVPWIKMCKIYDGNGIIVDDFKNKQNGSKLGEYKGRTLIENNICWYNGGTGIHTFQSSHVDIINNTAYCNSRSPEFNPGQILAGVSDDVKIVNNVLVADLSSVINSNYQNTNLTYENNLHYNITYPLSAIVNLSSATCIDGSNPNFKNAENSLNADFSIGINSPCANHGNNQIYSKTDFTNRSRKVFGPPCIGAYELSF; encoded by the coding sequence ATGATTCCAGCGTTACTTTTTGGTAAAAACTACTACGTAAATGCTAAAACCGGGAACGATAAAAACAATGGTTTTTCGGTTAATCAACCCAAAAAAACCATACAAGCCGCAGCAAATCTTACCAGTCCAGGAGACACGGTATTTGTGATGAAGGGTACGTATAAAAATGATTGTAGTACCTGCAATGTACTTAACATTCCAAAGAGCGGAAAAAGTGCTAAGTACATCGTTTACACCAACTACCGTGATCACAAACCACAGATTGAGTTTGATGGCTGGGCGGGTATTTCTGTTAATAATGGCATTAGCTATATTAAAATTAACGGGTTTGAAGTGCACGGAAATAACGCAAACATAACCCTGGCACAAGCCCTGAAACAACCGCAAAGCTGCATAAACAAAAAAGGGAACTTTGAGCCAAAATACAATGGCAACGGGATAGTGGTAGAGAGCAATAAAAAAAAACGATCACATCATATTATTATCAGCAATAACAAAGTTCATGATTGCGGGGGTGGCGGTATAGGCGCATCGCAGTGTGACTACATAACCATTGAGGATAATGTTGTTTATAGCAACAGTTTGTATAGTTTATTTGGCACCAGTGGTATTGCTTTGTACCAATTTTGGAATTATGATAAGGCTAAAGGTTATCATAATGTAATACGAAGAAATAAATGTTATAATAACCGCTCGCTGGTACCCTGGATAAAAATGTGCAAAATATATGACGGTAACGGCATAATTGTAGATGATTTTAAGAATAAACAAAATGGCTCGAAGTTAGGCGAGTATAAAGGCCGTACATTGATAGAAAATAATATTTGCTGGTACAATGGCGGAACCGGTATACATACTTTTCAAAGTAGCCATGTTGATATTATTAATAATACGGCTTACTGTAATTCACGCAGCCCTGAGTTTAACCCGGGCCAGATATTGGCTGGTGTAAGTGATGATGTAAAAATCGTTAACAATGTGTTGGTTGCCGATCTATCGTCGGTTATTAACTCAAATTATCAAAACACCAATCTTACTTATGAAAATAACCTCCATTACAATATTACCTATCCCCTATCAGCCATCGTTAACTTATCAAGTGCAACCTGCATCGATGGAAGTAACCCTAATTTTAAAAATGCCGAAAACAGTTTAAACGCTGATTTCAGCATCGGAATAAATAGTCCTTGTGCTAATCATGGGAATAACCAGATTTACAGCAAAACTGATTTTACGAACCGATCTCGCAAAGTTTTTGGCCCGCCATGTATTGGAGCTTATGAACTTAGCTTTTAA
- a CDS encoding SDR family oxidoreductase yields MEVFLTGATGLVGGEVLVNLSKRSEIEKIYCLIRAVSYENAQARLSTIFNLHNDEFNQQKVIPVLGDLFDEELTAKLICNEQLAQVTTIIHSAANTSFAKVKDDLVEKANIGGLTKILLWAKRLQSLNTFMYVGTATICGRDVKHRLVTEDETPNLNANHLVKYTYTKMQGELLLKQHLPEDKILVVRPSIIMGDSRKVEPRSPVILWALATMNKLRLVPAEQFASLDMVPVDFVANVMTQLLFVKRNYNVYHISAGNDACTSARQLAQVFDEYFDDMLPHLFVGKEMLNPLKLWAKGKLPVGHELYQHYEYLEHLKYEFEDLSNLRILFAGLDPYIEFAELGQRFDNSRIIEDLGIEPSEPGHQYIHNCLHYIERINLLEGAIDP; encoded by the coding sequence ATGGAAGTATTTTTAACAGGAGCTACGGGATTGGTAGGCGGGGAGGTTTTGGTAAATCTGTCCAAAAGGAGCGAGATTGAAAAAATTTACTGCCTTATCCGTGCCGTATCTTACGAAAACGCACAAGCCAGGTTAAGCACCATTTTTAACCTGCACAATGATGAATTTAACCAGCAAAAAGTTATCCCGGTACTGGGCGACTTGTTTGACGAAGAACTAACCGCCAAGCTAATTTGCAACGAGCAGTTAGCACAGGTAACCACTATCATTCACTCGGCGGCCAACACCTCTTTTGCCAAGGTAAAAGACGATTTGGTGGAAAAAGCCAACATTGGCGGCCTTACCAAAATTTTACTATGGGCCAAACGCCTGCAAAGCCTTAACACGTTTATGTACGTGGGTACGGCTACTATTTGCGGCCGCGATGTTAAGCACCGCCTGGTAACCGAAGACGAAACACCCAACCTCAACGCTAACCACTTGGTTAAGTATACGTACACCAAAATGCAGGGCGAGCTATTGCTTAAGCAACACCTGCCCGAAGACAAAATTTTAGTGGTACGCCCATCCATCATCATGGGCGACAGCCGCAAGGTAGAGCCACGTTCGCCGGTAATTTTATGGGCACTGGCAACTATGAACAAGCTGCGCCTGGTACCTGCCGAGCAATTTGCCTCGCTTGATATGGTTCCGGTTGATTTTGTAGCCAACGTAATGACGCAGTTGCTGTTTGTGAAGCGTAACTACAATGTTTACCACATATCGGCCGGCAATGATGCCTGCACATCGGCAAGGCAACTGGCACAGGTATTTGATGAGTATTTTGACGATATGCTGCCGCATTTGTTTGTAGGCAAAGAAATGCTTAACCCGCTAAAACTTTGGGCAAAAGGCAAATTACCCGTAGGCCACGAGTTATACCAGCACTACGAATACCTGGAGCACCTTAAATATGAGTTTGAAGACCTGAGCAACCTGCGCATCCTGTTTGCCGGCCTCGACCCATACATTGAATTTGCCGAATTAGGCCAGCGTTTTGACAACTCACGCATTATTGAAGATTTGGGTATTGAACCATCAGAACCCGGACACCAGTACATACATAACTGCTTGCACTACATAGAGCGGATCAACTTATTAGAAGGTGCAATCGATCCGTGA